The proteins below are encoded in one region of Engraulis encrasicolus isolate BLACKSEA-1 chromosome 1, IST_EnEncr_1.0, whole genome shotgun sequence:
- the LOC134446539 gene encoding uncharacterized protein DDB_G0271670-like: MPVQCSAPHCKHSSRGSKDRPTKWSFFRFPINTERSQKWVENCRRTDLLGKPSRALSHSHRLCGEHFEDDQFIGRSKACLKRDAIPTIFHHSRVLQSPQMAIDADSALVDHDYCLPEAHMFKASPSLSSDSARLAICHSYYLSIVEADSVTPSSSSSSTSTHMTPSSSASALVSSSSAACVVASHEAYCPPLTDAHLATASSDSACVSSSSSSSSSSARPCSSPSSTTLARVVAKRNAFGRQQRIADASLVTAPSTSTLTLASSSSAVCVAVPSSASACASSSSSSSSSSSSPCSTSARLPYTSVRSRKSVYVGSHHNYGLSAATASSSSSSPPLPPPVSSSYSSSAAGAGVASPGSSSSSSSTPLPPPVSSSYSFSAAGAGVASPGSSSSPPPLDEVAEIVIDWDPATWYSRHPRCTKPDPNKHLRLLQRERMRTFRLRLKVEKLEKCLAELTKAQTCT; this comes from the exons ATGCCAGTCCAATGCTCTGCTCCACACTGCAAGCACTCTTCCCGTGGGTCAAAAGATAGGCCTACCAAATGGTCATTTTTCAGGTTCCCAATCAATACGGAGAG GTCTCAGAAATGGGTGGAAAACTGTCGGAGAACAGACTTACTGGGCAAGCCCTCGCGTGCTCTGTCGCACTCCCACCGCTTGTGTGGAGAACATTTTGAAGATGACCAGTTTATAGGCCGCTCGAAAGCCTGCCTTAAGAGGGACGCAATCCCAACTATATTCCACCACTCCAGAGTACTCCAGAGTCCACAGATGGCCATCGACGCCGATTCAGCGCTAG TTGACCATGACTACTGTCTCCCTGAAGCCCACATGTTCAAAGCCTCGCCCAGCCTGTCTTCGGACTCTGCGCGTTTGGCCATCTGCCATTCTTACTATCTGTCCATCGTTGAAGCGGACAGTgtcacaccctcctcctcctcctcctccacctcgacCCACATGACTCCATCCTCTTCAGCATCTGCATTGGTGTCCTCCTCCTCAGCAGCGTGTGTAGTGGCCTCACATGAGGCGTACTGTCCACCCCTCACTGACGCCCACTTGGCTACGGCCTCTTCAGactctgcgtgtgtgtcctcctcctcctcctcctcctcctcctctgctcggCCGTGCTCCTCGCCCTCCTCCACAACTTTGGCGCGTGTGGTGGCCAAACGAAACGCTTTCGGACGTCAACAACGCATCGCTGATGCCAGCTTGGTCACAGCGCCCTCCACCAGCACTCTGACTTTAGCCTCCTCATCCTCGGCAGTGTGTGTGGCCGTACCTAGCTCAGCATCTGCCTgtgcgtcctcctcctcctcctcctcctcctcctcctcctcaccctgctCCACAAGTGCACGTTTGCCCTACACCTCAGTGAGATCAAGGAAATCAGTATACGTGGGCTCACACCATAATTACGGTCTATCCGCCGccacagcctcctcctcctcctcctctcctcctcttcctccaccagtctcctcctcctattcATCCTCTGCTGCGGGAGCGGGTGTGGCCTCgcctggctcctcctcctcctcctcctctactcctcttcctccaccagtctcctcctcctattcATTCTCTGCTGCGGGAGCAGGTGTGGCCTCacctggctcctcctcctcccctcctcctcttgatGAGGTAGCAGAGATTGTCATCGACTGGGACCCGGCCACTTGGTACTCTCGACATCCGCGATGTACCAAGCCGGACCCTAACAAGCATCTCCGACTGTTGCAGAGGGAGCGAATGAGGACGTTCAGACTGAGATTAAAGGTTGAGAAGTTAGAGAAATGTCTGGCGGAGTTGACAAAAGCCCAGACTTGCACCTAG
- the LOC134446563 gene encoding mpv17-like protein isoform X1, which translates to MIKVILKQVKRFPWITNVTLYGSLFAGGDVVHQWLSGKENMDWQHTRNVAVVAFTFHGNFNFVWMRLLERQFPGSSVRMVVRKLLLDQTLAAPLVTSVFYTGVSFLEGKDDIFQDWRQKFFNTYRTGLMYWPFVQFLNFALVPLYVRTAFTGCCAFVWAVFLCFSQQSGDGTAMAALAWMRRPAPASGTDISAPASGTDISAPASGTDISAPSAQDKK; encoded by the exons ATGATAAAGGTCATCTTAAAACAAGTGAAACGTTTTCCGTGGATAACTAACGTAACCCTATACGGCAGTTTATTTGCCGGTGGAGATGTCGTCCATCAATGGTTATCGGGAAAGGAAAATATGGACTGGCAACACACCAGAAATGTAGCAGTGGTGGCATTCACGTTTCACGGTAATTTTAATTTCGTCTGGATGAGGCTTTTGGAACGCCAGTTTCCCGGCAGCTCAGTGAGGATGGTAGTACGAAAACTTCTATTGGACCAGACCTTGGCGGCGCCACTGGTTACAAGCGTATTCTACACTG GTGTTAGTTTTCTCGAAGGAAAAGACGATATTTTCCAAGACTGGAGGCAGAAGTTCTTCAATACTTACCGG ACTGGCTTGATGTACTGGCCATTTGTACAG TTCCTCAACTTTGCGTTGGTGCCCCTGTATGTGCGTACGGCGTTCACGGGCTGCTGTGCTTTCGTGTGGGCCGTCTTCCTCTGCTTCTCACAGCAGAGCGGGGACGGGACGGCCATGGCGGCCCTCGCCTGGATGCGGCGCCCTGCACCAGCCTCTGGGACAGACATATCAGCACCAGCCTCTGGGACAGACATCTCAGCACCAGCCTCTGGGACAGACATCTCAGCACCAAGCGCACAAGACAAGAAGTGA
- the LOC134446563 gene encoding mpv17-like protein isoform X2 codes for MIKVILKQVKRFPWITNVTLYGSLFAGGDVVHQWLSGKENMDWQHTRNVAVVAFTFHGNFNFVWMRLLERQFPGSSVRMVVRKLLLDQTLAAPLVTSVFYTGVSFLEGKDDIFQDWRQKFFNTYRFLNFALVPLYVRTAFTGCCAFVWAVFLCFSQQSGDGTAMAALAWMRRPAPASGTDISAPASGTDISAPASGTDISAPSAQDKK; via the exons ATGATAAAGGTCATCTTAAAACAAGTGAAACGTTTTCCGTGGATAACTAACGTAACCCTATACGGCAGTTTATTTGCCGGTGGAGATGTCGTCCATCAATGGTTATCGGGAAAGGAAAATATGGACTGGCAACACACCAGAAATGTAGCAGTGGTGGCATTCACGTTTCACGGTAATTTTAATTTCGTCTGGATGAGGCTTTTGGAACGCCAGTTTCCCGGCAGCTCAGTGAGGATGGTAGTACGAAAACTTCTATTGGACCAGACCTTGGCGGCGCCACTGGTTACAAGCGTATTCTACACTG GTGTTAGTTTTCTCGAAGGAAAAGACGATATTTTCCAAGACTGGAGGCAGAAGTTCTTCAATACTTACCGG TTCCTCAACTTTGCGTTGGTGCCCCTGTATGTGCGTACGGCGTTCACGGGCTGCTGTGCTTTCGTGTGGGCCGTCTTCCTCTGCTTCTCACAGCAGAGCGGGGACGGGACGGCCATGGCGGCCCTCGCCTGGATGCGGCGCCCTGCACCAGCCTCTGGGACAGACATATCAGCACCAGCCTCTGGGACAGACATCTCAGCACCAGCCTCTGGGACAGACATCTCAGCACCAAGCGCACAAGACAAGAAGTGA